In Halostagnicola larsenii XH-48, the sequence GATCAAACAGTACCGACGCGGGCGACGACGGCTCGCCGAGACGGACGAACGGGACCGAGAGCGCGAGGAGAACGAACGACAGCTCTACTGACAGTATGAAACGAAAGAACGAGCGCGCTGAAACGAAGCGAAAGTCGACGCGACAGCGAGCGATCCAGCAGCGACTCGCGACGAAATCACTGCGATCTACCCACGAATGAGTACACACTTCACACAGATTCGAACCGGTATAGTCGGACTCGGAAACATCGGCGACCACCACGCCCAGCGCCTCGAGAAACTCGGCGTTTCCTTAGTCGGCGGCATGGACGTATCCGCCGACGCGCGCGAAGCGTTCGCGAAACGATACGACACAACCGTCTACGAGGATCATCAACGACTCTACGACGACGTCGACGCGGTCATCATCACGACGCCGAACAAGTTCCACGAGGAGTACGCCGTCGACGCGCTCGAGCGGGGTTTGCACGTCCTCCTCGAGAAACCCCTCGCACACACGCTCGACAGTGCAGAACGGATCGCGGCCGCCGCGGCCGACGCCGAGGGGAACTGTATGATCGGCTTCAACAATCGGTTTTTGAACGCCGTCGAGGTCATCAAAAATCGGCTGGAAGAAGGCGAGTTGGGAGAGATTACGCACATAGAGGCCAACTACGTCCGCCGTCGCGGAATCCCCGGGCGTGGCTCCTGGTTCACTACTGAGGGGATTTCCGGCGGCGGATCGCTCATCGACCTGGGCGTTCACGCGATCGATCTCGCGCTCTATCTGCTCGGCTATCCGGAGGTCGACGCGGTTTCCGGCGTGACCCGATCCGAATTCGGCGGGCGCTCGGACTACGCCTACCTCCAGATGTGGGGCGACGACGTCGGACCGGAGGGGTTCGACGTCGACGACTCGACGAGCGCGTTCATCCGCTGTCGGGGCAATCGGACGATCAGCCTCGAAACCGCCTGGGCGACCAACCGACCGCCGACCCACGAGTTCG encodes:
- a CDS encoding Gfo/Idh/MocA family protein; translation: MSTHFTQIRTGIVGLGNIGDHHAQRLEKLGVSLVGGMDVSADAREAFAKRYDTTVYEDHQRLYDDVDAVIITTPNKFHEEYAVDALERGLHVLLEKPLAHTLDSAERIAAAAADAEGNCMIGFNNRFLNAVEVIKNRLEEGELGEITHIEANYVRRRGIPGRGSWFTTEGISGGGSLIDLGVHAIDLALYLLGYPEVDAVSGVTRSEFGGRSDYAYLQMWGDDVGPEGFDVDDSTSAFIRCRGNRTISLETAWATNRPPTHEFVVRGTEAAVCFDLLENDLSVHTVRSDGVNQFEDTTIQTAETDTHGDEQKAFFTAIAEGENAEDNVEQALTVQRIIDGIYHSSEAGLPVTLNEPETAVRADPPSQKR